A single genomic interval of Vibrio maritimus harbors:
- a CDS encoding RpiB/LacA/LacB family sugar-phosphate isomerase, with protein MSIAIGCDDAAVNLKYVLCEHLQKLGYEYTDYSEAPKDVSNLYADIAERVAKKVADNTHERGIIVCGTGIGVSIVANKVPGIRAALCHDVFSAVRARKSNGAQIITMGERVIGVELAKTILEAWLNADEIDESSKPKVQRICEIEAELHAQS; from the coding sequence ATGAGTATTGCAATTGGCTGCGATGATGCGGCGGTGAACCTTAAATATGTACTTTGTGAACATTTACAAAAGTTAGGTTATGAATATACAGACTATAGTGAAGCACCAAAGGATGTTTCTAATTTATATGCAGATATTGCCGAGCGTGTTGCGAAAAAGGTAGCCGATAATACCCATGAGCGCGGAATTATCGTTTGTGGTACGGGTATTGGGGTATCGATTGTCGCGAATAAAGTGCCGGGCATAAGAGCCGCGCTGTGTCACGACGTTTTCTCAGCAGTACGCGCTCGCAAGAGTAATGGTGCTCAGATCATCACTATGGGTGAGCGAGTCATTGGGGTGGAGCTTGCTAAAACCATTTTAGAGGCTTGGCTTAATGCTGATGAGATTGATGAGTCATCCAAGCCTAAAGTACAAAGGATTTGTGAGATAGAGGCAGAGCTTCACGCTCAATCGTGA
- a CDS encoding dihydroxyacetone kinase subunit DhaK codes for MRKPKKLINDRNAVAREQFEGFMAAMSRDLEPISNHTCAIRKAPLNGKVAVFTGGGAGHEPMYGGYVGEGLADAVAIGDVFAAPTPDAIFETALALNPENGVVFIYGNYAGDNMNFDIAAELLEDEGVRTHTIRINDDVISAPFDNSKERRGIAGALFVLKVAGAAAARGDSFEQVVEVGEHALRSTSSIGVALGPCAIPRNEGFNFQIPDDEIEIGMGLHGEPGVGKSKLSNADDVVFEVMTILEHEAELKEGDEVALLINNLGASTQMELLIANRAVHHYLSEKNVSVVDNLVGGYCTSLEMSGWSISLLKLDEQLKSLYQAPCQSFALRKSL; via the coding sequence ATGAGAAAACCAAAGAAACTGATTAATGACAGAAACGCGGTTGCTCGTGAGCAATTTGAAGGGTTTATGGCTGCGATGAGTCGTGATCTTGAGCCTATCTCAAATCACACCTGCGCCATTCGCAAAGCACCTCTGAACGGCAAGGTAGCCGTGTTTACTGGTGGAGGTGCCGGTCACGAGCCGATGTATGGCGGCTATGTGGGCGAAGGGTTAGCGGATGCGGTCGCTATTGGTGACGTGTTTGCTGCACCGACCCCTGATGCGATCTTCGAAACAGCTTTGGCACTGAATCCAGAGAATGGCGTGGTGTTTATCTACGGTAACTACGCTGGTGACAACATGAATTTCGATATTGCTGCAGAGCTACTAGAGGACGAAGGGGTTCGAACTCACACGATTCGCATCAACGACGATGTTATTTCCGCTCCGTTTGACAACAGTAAAGAGCGCCGAGGCATTGCAGGTGCCCTGTTCGTTCTCAAAGTTGCCGGTGCTGCTGCCGCTCGTGGAGACAGTTTTGAGCAAGTCGTCGAGGTGGGAGAGCATGCGCTTCGATCGACGAGTTCGATTGGCGTCGCGCTCGGTCCTTGCGCAATACCTAGAAACGAGGGTTTCAATTTTCAGATCCCGGACGATGAAATCGAGATAGGAATGGGCCTACATGGCGAACCAGGTGTTGGCAAATCCAAGCTCTCAAATGCTGATGATGTGGTCTTTGAAGTGATGACCATACTAGAGCATGAGGCTGAACTTAAAGAGGGCGACGAGGTAGCGTTACTCATTAACAACCTCGGCGCATCGACTCAGATGGAACTGCTTATCGCCAACCGAGCGGTTCATCATTATTTGAGTGAGAAAAATGTATCCGTGGTGGATAACCTGGTAGGTGGTTACTGCACCTCGTTAGAGATGTCGGGTTGGTCTATCTCGTTACTCAAGCTTGATGAGCAGTTGAAGTCGCTTTATCAGGCTCCTTGCCAGTCATTTGCATTGAGGAAGTCACTATGA
- the dhaL gene encoding dihydroxyacetone kinase subunit DhaL, protein MNSQETKQMLKTMSLNMVKSEPLLTKVDQAIGDGDHGLGIERGFQNVYDMIDQGFEANNVGDVLTKVGTKLLTTMGGASGAIFGTLFRNGGKAVAGEPELTTPVVAEFLAAGLEGIRKRGGADEGAKTMIDALAPAARKANELSHLPLNESMPLIVEASRQGVEATKSMIATTGKAKTLGERSLGYPDPGAISMSLILEFMEASIVEGEPA, encoded by the coding sequence ATGAACAGTCAAGAAACGAAACAGATGTTGAAAACTATGTCCTTAAATATGGTCAAGAGTGAGCCACTACTGACTAAGGTGGATCAAGCAATTGGCGATGGTGATCATGGCCTAGGCATAGAACGCGGCTTTCAAAACGTCTATGACATGATTGATCAAGGATTTGAAGCTAATAATGTGGGTGATGTTTTAACCAAAGTTGGCACTAAACTCTTGACCACTATGGGCGGAGCATCAGGGGCGATCTTCGGTACCTTGTTCCGAAATGGCGGAAAGGCTGTGGCTGGTGAACCTGAACTGACGACCCCTGTCGTTGCGGAGTTTTTGGCAGCTGGCCTAGAAGGCATTCGTAAGCGAGGCGGTGCGGATGAAGGCGCGAAAACGATGATCGATGCTCTCGCTCCAGCGGCTCGAAAAGCCAATGAGTTGTCGCATTTGCCGTTGAACGAATCAATGCCACTCATTGTAGAGGCATCTAGGCAGGGCGTTGAAGCAACCAAGTCTATGATTGCAACGACAGGTAAAGCCAAAACATTAGGCGAACGCTCACTGGGATACCCAGATCCTGGGGCAATTTCAATGTCACTGATCTTAGAATTTATGGAAGCTTCAATTGTAGAAGGAGAGCCCGCATGA